Proteins encoded within one genomic window of Chloroflexota bacterium:
- a CDS encoding glycosyltransferase — MPPKLVSVIIPAKDAEKTIGECLQAVISQRELYFEYEVIVVDDGSQDRTADIAANFGVQVVRQQNTGPGGARNTGVAEAR, encoded by the coding sequence ATGCCCCCGAAACTGGTTAGCGTTATCATCCCGGCTAAAGACGCCGAAAAAACGATTGGCGAATGTTTGCAGGCTGTGATATCGCAACGTGAACTATATTTTGAATATGAAGTGATTGTTGTAGACGACGGTTCACAAGATCGTACTGCTGATATTGCCGCAAATTTTGGGGTGCAGGTTGTTCGTCAACAAAATACCGGCCCAGGGGGAGCGCGCAACACCGGGGTAGCCGAAGCTCGG
- a CDS encoding flippase-like domain-containing protein, with protein MPEKQKRFSLSLLLKLAAGLVLFVLSLWGIQWQQLLDVLKAVNMIWLLLALVSMAVSLFIKAYRWLIMLRNYGVEVSLRHVSEAYFVGLVVNLLAPARGGDIVRLGMLSAYQPATAAQVAATIALEKFLDLLTLVVISLTVAVYLPPEGTLWLREWLLPISSAALVGLMVVVVFGPGVWQKIEPDFRRFSQSWVQRGISLINNFIESSLWLRDKAHLLPILGLTLLVWFTMWLNNAVLFRGLGMELPVSAGLLVLVLGYVRMLLALPTGSIGPFYFFAQLSVSTFGVDSELALVFAILLHAVVTLTPILVSGGLLLASDEMRRLTQMIWKSNAPETG; from the coding sequence ATGCCAGAAAAACAAAAGCGCTTTTCTTTGAGTTTGCTGTTGAAATTAGCCGCTGGTTTGGTACTCTTTGTTTTGTCGTTGTGGGGTATCCAGTGGCAGCAACTGCTTGATGTGCTGAAAGCAGTCAATATGATTTGGCTGCTGTTGGCTTTAGTTTCAATGGCCGTGAGCCTGTTTATAAAAGCCTATCGTTGGTTGATAATGTTGCGAAATTATGGTGTAGAAGTGTCTTTGCGCCATGTAAGTGAGGCTTATTTTGTTGGGCTAGTGGTAAACTTGCTTGCTCCAGCTCGTGGCGGGGATATTGTGCGCCTTGGAATGCTCAGTGCCTATCAACCGGCGACTGCTGCTCAGGTCGCCGCGACAATTGCCTTGGAAAAATTTCTAGATTTGCTGACCCTGGTGGTGATTTCTCTTACAGTGGCAGTTTATTTGCCCCCAGAGGGAACGCTCTGGTTGCGCGAATGGTTATTGCCGATAAGCAGCGCAGCTTTAGTGGGCTTGATGGTTGTTGTCGTATTTGGGCCGGGTGTCTGGCAGAAAATCGAACCCGATTTTCGTCGCTTCTCGCAGTCATGGGTTCAACGGGGCATCAGCCTGATCAATAATTTTATAGAGAGCAGCCTTTGGTTGCGAGATAAGGCACATTTGTTACCTATACTCGGCCTGACGTTATTGGTATGGTTTACGATGTGGCTTAATAATGCTGTTCTCTTCCGCGGCCTTGGAATGGAACTGCCCGTGAGTGCTGGTTTGCTGGTACTTGTGCTGGGTTATGTGCGCATGTTGTTAGCTTTACCTACGGGTAGCATTGGCCCTTTTTATTTTTTTGCCCAACTTAGTGTGAGTACGTTTGGGGTTGATTCAGAACTTGCGTTGGTTTTTGCCATTTTGCTTCACGCGGTTGTTACCTTGACGCCGATCCTCGTGAGTGGGGGCTTGTTACTGGCATCGGATGAAATGCGCAGATTGACACAAATGATATGGAAATCAAATGCCCCCGAAACTGGTTAG